From a single Sediminibacterium sp. KACHI17 genomic region:
- a CDS encoding Rieske 2Fe-2S domain-containing protein gives MERRKFIVQTATPFLVFCAACSKSGNSTNSSSVDFTIDITNTITTPGSSITRDGVIVVRVNAQNTNSSFIAFQVECTHAANPIVWNQSAQQFNCNLHGSVFSITGAVINGPANRPLKAFNLSLTGNNLRVTG, from the coding sequence ATGGAAAGAAGAAAATTCATCGTTCAAACAGCCACCCCTTTTTTAGTCTTTTGTGCTGCCTGTAGTAAATCGGGAAACAGTACAAATTCTTCGAGTGTTGATTTTACGATTGATATTACAAATACCATAACAACCCCGGGAAGCAGTATTACTCGAGATGGTGTAATCGTAGTTAGAGTAAATGCGCAGAATACCAATTCTTCTTTTATTGCTTTCCAAGTTGAATGCACGCATGCTGCAAATCCTATAGTTTGGAATCAATCTGCTCAACAGTTTAATTGCAATTTACACGGTAGCGTATTCAGTATTACAGGAGCTGTCATAAACGGACCTGCGAACAGGCCTTTAAAAGCATTTAATCTCAGTCTTACTGGTAATAACTTACGTGTTACCGGCTAG